A section of the Deinococcus sp. KNUC1210 genome encodes:
- a CDS encoding ornithine cyclodeaminase family protein yields the protein MTHAPLELAVLDDVTIRALLTYPNVIDLIERAFAADARGQATVLPVIGHSLNGGRYSIKSSHLRLSDGEDALDVFGLKMGSYFPGNAEQGLPTHSAAMLLGDPDTGQPSALLAANAITEFRTAAVGAVAARHLARDDASVVALFGTGAQARAQLKALMHVRAVRAVRVWSRSTERAERFAEELGLLGITARAVKDGRAACEGADIVVTVTPSERAIIERGWIAPGTHVNAMGSDAPGKQELDPLLVANAKVVVDRRAQSVTIGELQGPLMLGLMRVEDVHAELGEICAGLALGRSSREEVTVFDSTGVSFQDTVLAGQVLRLARDRSVLTSFKL from the coding sequence ATGACGCACGCCCCCCTTGAGCTCGCGGTGCTGGACGACGTGACGATCCGCGCCCTTCTCACGTATCCGAACGTGATCGACCTGATTGAACGGGCCTTTGCTGCCGACGCGCGTGGTCAAGCGACGGTCCTTCCAGTCATCGGTCATAGCCTGAACGGCGGACGCTACAGCATCAAGTCCAGTCACCTGCGTCTCAGCGACGGTGAGGACGCGCTGGACGTATTTGGCCTGAAGATGGGTTCGTACTTTCCCGGCAATGCCGAGCAGGGATTGCCGACGCACAGCGCAGCGATGCTGCTCGGTGATCCTGATACGGGGCAGCCGTCGGCGCTGCTGGCCGCAAACGCCATTACTGAGTTCCGCACCGCCGCGGTGGGCGCGGTGGCCGCGCGACACCTCGCGCGGGATGACGCCTCCGTCGTCGCGTTGTTTGGGACAGGCGCTCAGGCACGCGCGCAGCTCAAAGCGCTGATGCACGTTCGGGCGGTGCGGGCGGTCCGGGTGTGGTCACGCTCGACTGAGCGGGCCGAGCGCTTCGCCGAGGAGCTCGGCCTCCTGGGGATCACGGCCCGCGCCGTCAAGGATGGACGCGCTGCGTGTGAAGGGGCGGATATCGTCGTGACGGTCACGCCGTCCGAGCGGGCGATCATAGAACGCGGCTGGATCGCGCCTGGCACCCACGTGAATGCAATGGGGTCGGACGCACCGGGCAAGCAGGAACTCGACCCGCTGCTCGTGGCGAACGCGAAGGTGGTTGTGGACAGACGTGCGCAGAGCGTCACCATTGGGGAGTTACAGGGGCCGCTGATGCTTGGCCTGATGCGGGTGGAGGACGTGCACGCGGAACTGGGCGAGATCTGCGCAGGTCTTGCCCTCGGACGATCCTCTCGCGAGGAGGTGACGGTGTTCGATTCGACGGGCGTATCGTTCCAGGACACCGTGCTCGCCGGACAGGTGTTGCGCCTTGCGCGCGACCGCTCGGTCTTGACGTCGTTCAAGCTGTAG